The DNA segment AATTCATTAATAATTTTGTATACAAATTTTTCACTGCCTGCATAAAAAGATTTATCTTGAAATAATCTGACAATAAAAGCTATCTTTTTCATTCAAAATTTTAAAACTCCGCTAATTCAGTTTATTGTTTTTATTATATTCCCATATCTTAACAATAATAAGAAATCTATACAAGAAACCCCTGACTAAAGCAAGGATGAAACCGTGCATTCCGTCCTTATAACCGCCCTGCCTGAAATACATTCTTAAAAAAACACCAAACGGTTTGAATAATAAACTTGGAATCGAAAATTCATAATAGGAATCAATCCATTTTTTTACTTCAAAATCTGTATAAATATTGGTTTTATTAACCAAATCACTTATCGAATCACATTGATAGTGGAGCATTGCCAAATCTTCATTTTCTGAGGGAATTTCATATATTTGCCCGTCTACTTTCGGAAAAAGATGAATCTCGTTTTTCCAGCTTACGCACCCTCTTTTAAAAAAACGTATTTGTCTGTCTACAGCCCAATCACCTTTTACAAATTTTCCAAAGAACCAATTTTTTCGAGGAATTGCGGCTGTTGTGTATTGAAAATTATTTTTTTCCTGCTCTTTTGCAAAGTTTTTCAGAAAGTCTACAAGTTTTACAGGAACAATTTCATCTGCATCAACTACAAATATCCAATCTCCTGAAGCTTGAGAAATTGCAAAATTTCGTGCTGGTTCAACATAGCCGATTTTTTCATGATAAACAATTTTACAACCGAATTTTTGAGCTATTTCGATTGTTTTATCAGTACTGTACATATCGCATAAGACAATTTCATCAAAGTTTTTAAATGAGTCTAAGCATTCTTCCAAATATTTTTCAGCATTCAGCGTATTTATTACTACACTTATTGTCATTTACACTTCCTGTAACTCTGCAAGGTTTTCCGATTGTTCTTCTTTGAATTTAAACTGAGCATTATAGAGCGAACTGTAAGCTCCGCTATTATTACATATAAGTTCATCATGTGAACCAATTTCAACAATTTCTCCATTATTGACTACCGCAATTCTAGTTGCATTTTGAATTGTCGAAAGTCTATGAGCTATTACAATAACAGTTCTGTTTTCCATAAGTTTATCTAATGCTTTTTGAACTATAGCTTCTGATTTATTATCAAGTGCAGAAGTTGCTTCATCTAGAATTACAACCGGTGCATTTTTAACCATGGCTCTTGCGATTGCAAGCCGCTGTTTTTGTCCTCCGGAGAGTCTTACTCCTCTTTCACCAATTTCGGTGTTTAAGCCTTCAGGCAATGAAGCTATAAATTCATCAAGGAATGAGCCTTTTAATGCATTTTGAATTTCTTCATCAGTTGCATCAAATTTCCCTAAAAGAATATTATCTTTGATTGAACCCGTAAACAGAAAATTATCCTGAAAAACTATAGCTATGTTTTGTCTTAAACTTTCCAGTTCTATATCTCTTATATCAATTCCGTCGATTTTTATAGAGCCTTGTTTGATATCATAAAAACGAGGTATAAGGTTAGCTAAAGTTGTTTTGCCTCCGCCGGAATTTCCCACAAGAGCAAGTGACTCACCAATTTTTATTTCTAAATTTATTCCTTTTAAAATCGGTGCATTTTCTTCATATTCAAACCATACATTTTCAAATTGCACAGAGTCTTTTATAGTAGGAATTTTAATTGATTGCGGATGATTTTTAATTGAGGGTTCAAGATCAAAAAGTTCTACAACTCTGTTCATTGCAACAAAACTTCCTTGCATCCCGGTCATTGTATTACCAAGTGTTCTCACGGGCTTATAAAAAAGGATCAAAGCCATTATAAAA comes from the bacterium genome and includes:
- a CDS encoding glycosyltransferase family 2 protein, with translation MTISVVINTLNAEKYLEECLDSFKNFDEIVLCDMYSTDKTIEIAQKFGCKIVYHEKIGYVEPARNFAISQASGDWIFVVDADEIVPVKLVDFLKNFAKEQEKNNFQYTTAAIPRKNWFFGKFVKGDWAVDRQIRFFKRGCVSWKNEIHLFPKVDGQIYEIPSENEDLAMLHYQCDSISDLVNKTNIYTDFEVKKWIDSYYEFSIPSLLFKPFGVFLRMYFRQGGYKDGMHGFILALVRGFLYRFLIIVKIWEYNKNNKLN
- a CDS encoding ABC transporter ATP-binding protein; translation: MKLSEINNDKSFDYVYLYKRMWPFVKPYLFRGILGILIAIPVGLLDGAPALGIKYFFDIITKHPELIRAVFFWGGFAVIGIGILQGVLMYLNNYLNDWTGKKITIGLQQYLFKKLLLFEPAFYDKNSSGLVMARFLSDPSGACSGIITNLKDLTSTVCSSIALVGVLVYMSWQLSIFAIIILLCSFLPVNLIKKHVRRVSHEGMEIGSSVNTNFYETFNGNRIINSFNLQKYQFEKFMDQLIQSFNLGMWLTKRQGWISPTMIVIGSIGLSSSLWLGGYLISSKAITLGSFFAFIMALILFYKPVRTLGNTMTGMQGSFVAMNRVVELFDLEPSIKNHPQSIKIPTIKDSVQFENVWFEYEENAPILKGINLEIKIGESLALVGNSGGGKTTLANLIPRFYDIKQGSIKIDGIDIRDIELESLRQNIAIVFQDNFLFTGSIKDNILLGKFDATDEEIQNALKGSFLDEFIASLPEGLNTEIGERGVRLSGGQKQRLAIARAMVKNAPVVILDEATSALDNKSEAIVQKALDKLMENRTVIVIAHRLSTIQNATRIAVVNNGEIVEIGSHDELICNNSGAYSSLYNAQFKFKEEQSENLAELQEV